GGAACACGTCCTCGCGTTCGCCGCGCACGATACGCCGGACGGTCCCCCGGCTGAGGCCGGTGCGCCGGCGGATCTCCCTCAACGATATGCCCGCTTCCGCGAGGGTGAGCACCGTGGCGTTCTCCGCATCGCGCCGTTTGGCCCCGTCCAGTTGTCGGTGCTCCACGCTGGTCAACAGCTTGGGATCAACGGTACCGACGCCGAGCGCCTCGCGCAGTGGCTTCATGGACCGGCGCACCGCCTCCAGGAACGCGGCGCTGGCGTTCGCCATCAGATGCCAGCGGTCGGCGACCTGAACCGCGTCCGGCAGGGCCTTCGTCG
The nucleotide sequence above comes from Minwuia thermotolerans. Encoded proteins:
- a CDS encoding transposase, which codes for YGTILYDLEGRRVLGLLADRDATSVEAWLSAHTGITVIARDRGGTYARAATKALPDAVQVADRWHLMANASAAFLEAVRRSMKPLREALGVGTVDPKLLTSVEHRQLDGAKRRDAENATVLTLAEAGISLREIRRRTGLSRGTVRRIVRGEREDVFQPRRSTLAPYVWIGVE